A part of Thermocrinis albus DSM 14484 genomic DNA contains:
- a CDS encoding single-stranded-DNA-specific exonuclease RecJ, with the protein MKGLSGKEWNLLSERISPDPEMIRSYGYVVAQVMANRGVTAEALDLKLRKILPPHLIPNMDIAVERIAKAIKKRENILIYGDYDVDGVTASVLLYRFLRYAGAKVQVVLPNRSSGYGLNIDLVKKWDSWVDLLITVDNGTTALEELRGRSKDTIVLDHHNPHGELPPAILVNPKIDQNTPKDLREISSVGLAFYLITCLQRELQLDYDTRDELPLVAIGTLGDFMNLNTLNRILVYNGIRALNYYLQKGVKLLGLRLLIEKAGIPLPITSRDISFLVVPRLNSPGRVANPYYSFRLLSENRESIVKQLVLQIENFHQARKKLTEIAVGLAEEQLQKQKDVSIPLLKLEGRFKGVGGIVAGQLVSRIQKPVVVVSVNDNLSSASARSVEGIDIHSTLAPLAHLFVKWGGHSQAMGFTIHTHLLDVLEENLRYMPLPDSELRLDIDMELPIRRCDESLVEALRRMEPFGEGFPFPTFLSEPLTLQISEISSGRLVMYHPDTGTRLVSYDRHLIGKISQREWRGRVVYSPSLREKNIFTLVDLEDFSS; encoded by the coding sequence ATGAAGGGTCTATCAGGAAAAGAGTGGAACCTCTTAAGTGAGCGTATATCTCCGGATCCGGAGATGATAAGAAGCTACGGTTACGTTGTGGCACAAGTAATGGCTAACAGAGGTGTGACCGCAGAAGCCCTTGATCTGAAGCTGAGGAAAATTCTTCCACCTCATCTTATTCCCAACATGGATATAGCGGTAGAGCGTATAGCGAAGGCCATAAAGAAGAGAGAGAACATACTCATATACGGGGACTACGATGTAGACGGTGTAACAGCCAGCGTTCTCTTGTACAGATTTTTAAGGTATGCAGGAGCAAAAGTACAGGTAGTTCTGCCCAACAGATCGTCAGGGTACGGTCTTAATATAGATCTCGTTAAAAAGTGGGATAGCTGGGTGGATCTCCTCATAACGGTAGACAACGGAACCACCGCCTTAGAAGAACTAAGGGGAAGAAGCAAGGACACCATAGTTTTGGATCATCACAACCCACACGGAGAGCTCCCTCCCGCTATTCTGGTGAACCCGAAGATAGACCAGAACACACCCAAAGATCTCAGGGAGATATCTTCCGTTGGGCTCGCCTTTTACCTCATCACATGTCTTCAGAGAGAACTCCAGCTCGATTACGATACGCGTGATGAGCTACCACTGGTGGCCATAGGTACCCTGGGAGACTTTATGAATCTGAATACCCTCAACCGCATACTGGTCTACAACGGTATAAGGGCTTTGAACTACTACCTGCAGAAAGGTGTAAAACTCTTAGGCCTGCGATTACTTATAGAGAAGGCAGGTATCCCGTTACCCATCACGTCCAGAGACATATCCTTTCTGGTGGTACCGAGACTTAACTCTCCGGGCAGAGTAGCCAATCCCTACTATAGCTTCCGACTTTTGTCAGAAAACAGAGAGAGTATAGTAAAACAGTTGGTGCTTCAGATAGAGAATTTCCACCAAGCGAGGAAAAAGCTCACAGAGATAGCTGTAGGACTTGCAGAAGAACAACTGCAGAAGCAGAAGGATGTAAGCATACCCCTTCTGAAACTGGAAGGACGTTTTAAGGGTGTGGGTGGTATAGTGGCAGGACAGCTGGTGTCCAGAATCCAGAAACCTGTGGTAGTAGTTTCCGTTAACGACAATCTTTCGTCAGCTTCTGCCAGATCGGTGGAAGGCATAGACATACACAGTACACTGGCTCCTTTGGCTCACTTATTTGTTAAATGGGGTGGGCATAGTCAGGCCATGGGTTTTACCATACACACCCACCTTTTGGATGTACTGGAAGAGAACCTAAGATATATGCCCCTACCTGACTCAGAGCTCAGACTGGACATAGATATGGAACTTCCTATAAGACGATGTGATGAAAGTTTGGTGGAGGCTCTAAGGCGTATGGAACCATTCGGGGAAGGTTTCCCTTTCCCTACATTCCTATCCGAACCCTTGACCTTACAGATCTCAGAAATATCGTCTGGTAGACTCGTTATGTACCATCCGGATACAGGTACAAGGCTGGTAAGTTACGATCGCCATCTTATAGGCAAGATATCACAGAGAGAATGGAGGGGTAGAGTAGTTTACAGTCCATCTTTGCGAGAGAAAAACATCTTCACTCTCGTGGACCTGGAAGATTTCTCCTCTTAA
- a CDS encoding cytochrome c oxidase subunit I, producing MAVAGVHRPWFGATLKEWIFTTDHKKIGVMYGVTSLLFFLIAGISALGIRLELFQPGLQYMDEDTYNALLTTHGVLMQFWWAVGVWSSFGNFLLPLMIGARDVAFPRLNALSYWFFFSASVLAVLTLLPGNHIRMMWTGYPPISLNDNVGQVAYYAFIIHLLGASSLATAVNLVVTNLRMRAPGITLGKMNLFLHAFLAMNVIQILGVPALAGAVTMLLLDKYFHTAFFDPSRGGDPILYQNIFWFYSHPVVYVMVLPAFGVISEIVATFSRREIFGRKSMIAAIWGIAILGFMVWIHHMFTSGIPDWIKIIFSYTTVLIGVPTGIKIFNWVATLYKGSIRYTTPMLYILSAIFMFLIGGLTGIPLGLPAFDINVQDSHFVVGHFHYVLGMTVTLVAFGGFFYWFPKVTGRMYSEFWGKVALVLIMVGSNLFYFLQLIVGLEGMPRRYADYPPIPQWITLHELQTVGAFILAVGVGLAVLNLVLSAKFGPKAPDNPWESPSLEWLVPSPPPPHNFDKIPHMPEDWDPYNYEWLSKHKKV from the coding sequence ATGGCGGTAGCAGGTGTTCACAGACCTTGGTTCGGAGCCACACTTAAAGAGTGGATATTCACCACGGACCACAAGAAGATAGGCGTTATGTACGGCGTCACCAGCTTGCTTTTCTTCCTTATAGCGGGTATATCGGCTCTAGGTATCAGGTTGGAGCTGTTTCAACCTGGACTACAGTACATGGATGAAGATACCTACAACGCTCTGTTAACCACTCACGGTGTTCTGATGCAGTTCTGGTGGGCGGTAGGAGTATGGTCCTCTTTCGGAAATTTCCTACTCCCTCTGATGATAGGTGCAAGGGATGTGGCTTTTCCTAGACTAAACGCTCTCAGTTACTGGTTCTTCTTCTCTGCCAGTGTTCTTGCTGTACTCACCCTGCTGCCAGGAAATCATATAAGGATGATGTGGACAGGCTATCCTCCTATATCCCTTAATGATAACGTAGGTCAGGTGGCTTATTACGCCTTCATCATTCACCTCCTCGGTGCCTCTTCCTTGGCAACTGCTGTTAACTTGGTGGTCACCAACCTGCGCATGAGGGCACCAGGCATAACCCTTGGTAAGATGAATCTCTTCTTACACGCTTTCCTTGCCATGAACGTGATTCAGATCTTAGGTGTTCCAGCCTTAGCAGGTGCTGTCACCATGCTGCTTTTGGATAAGTACTTCCACACCGCCTTCTTTGATCCTTCCAGAGGTGGAGACCCTATCCTTTATCAAAACATCTTCTGGTTCTACTCTCACCCCGTTGTTTACGTGATGGTACTCCCTGCCTTTGGTGTGATATCTGAGATAGTGGCTACCTTCTCCAGGCGTGAGATATTCGGTAGAAAGTCCATGATAGCGGCTATATGGGGTATAGCCATCCTCGGTTTCATGGTGTGGATTCACCACATGTTCACCAGTGGAATACCAGACTGGATAAAGATCATCTTCTCTTACACCACCGTCCTCATAGGTGTACCCACAGGTATAAAGATCTTCAACTGGGTGGCAACGCTGTACAAGGGTTCCATAAGGTACACTACTCCTATGCTTTACATCCTCAGTGCTATCTTCATGTTCCTCATAGGTGGTCTTACAGGTATACCGCTTGGCCTTCCGGCCTTTGACATAAACGTTCAGGACTCCCACTTTGTGGTGGGTCACTTCCACTACGTGCTGGGAATGACGGTGACGCTGGTGGCCTTCGGTGGCTTCTTCTATTGGTTTCCCAAAGTTACGGGAAGGATGTACAGTGAGTTCTGGGGTAAAGTGGCCCTTGTTCTCATCATGGTAGGATCTAACCTCTTCTACTTCCTCCAGCTCATAGTAGGACTCGAAGGTATGCCCAGGAGATACGCTGACTATCCTCCCATACCCCAATGGATTACACTCCACGAGCTTCAAACAGTGGGTGCCTTCATACTGGCTGTAGGAGTAGGTTTGGCTGTCCTCAACTTGGTCCTTTCTGCCAAGTTCGGTCCCAAGGCCCCTGACAACCCTTGGGAATCTCCTTCTCTGGAGTGGCTGGTTCCTTCACCACCTCCACCTCACAACTTTGACAAAATACCTCACATGCCTGAAGACTGGGATCCTTATAACTACGAGTGGCTTTCCAAGCATAAGAAAGTATGA